The following are encoded together in the Pseudodesulfovibrio indicus genome:
- the nusA gene encoding transcription termination factor NusA: MSELKRAIDQISKDRGIDRDLLIDTLEEAVRSAVARKYGESMDIEVAFNEELGEIEVFEFKVVVDEVHDPISEISLEAAREHDPNAQLDDEMGFPVKVEDLGRIAAQSAKQVIIQRMRDAEQEIIYEEYKDRVSEIASGIIQRRDRTGWIINLGRTEALLPKDEQIPRERYKRGDRVQAYIIDVLKESRGPQVVVSRSHPDYMVELFKREVPEVADGTVKIMGVARDPGLRAKVAVMSRDRDVDPVGACVGIRGSRIQNVVQELKGERIDIVVWSPDIAMYAQHALSPAVISRILVDEEEESLEVVCPDDQLTLAIGRKGQNVKLAAKLLGWKIDIFTESRYGELNAARKGMDQIASVAEVPMENFFGAGFESIESIVNATDEELLEIKGMTESKIGDIRLAVNMLAPGLEAENAEAPDEETSETPAEGEETI; this comes from the coding sequence ATGTCGGAGCTGAAAAGAGCCATCGACCAGATCAGCAAGGACCGAGGCATCGACCGCGACCTCCTGATCGACACCCTTGAGGAGGCCGTCCGTTCCGCCGTTGCCCGCAAGTACGGCGAGAGCATGGACATCGAGGTGGCCTTCAACGAGGAGCTCGGCGAGATCGAGGTCTTCGAGTTCAAGGTCGTCGTCGACGAGGTCCACGACCCGATCAGCGAAATATCGCTCGAAGCCGCCCGGGAGCATGATCCCAACGCGCAGCTCGACGACGAAATGGGCTTCCCGGTCAAGGTCGAGGACCTGGGCCGCATCGCCGCGCAGTCCGCCAAGCAGGTCATCATCCAGCGCATGCGCGACGCCGAGCAGGAAATCATTTACGAAGAGTACAAGGACCGCGTGTCCGAGATCGCCAGCGGCATCATCCAGCGCCGCGACCGCACCGGTTGGATCATCAACCTCGGCCGGACCGAGGCCCTGCTGCCCAAGGACGAGCAGATCCCCAGGGAGCGCTACAAGCGCGGCGACCGCGTGCAGGCCTATATCATAGATGTATTGAAGGAGTCCCGCGGACCCCAGGTCGTCGTGTCCCGGTCCCACCCGGACTACATGGTCGAGCTGTTCAAGCGCGAGGTTCCCGAGGTCGCCGACGGCACGGTCAAGATCATGGGCGTGGCCCGCGATCCCGGCCTGCGCGCCAAGGTGGCCGTCATGTCCCGCGACCGCGACGTGGACCCGGTGGGCGCCTGCGTCGGCATTCGCGGCTCCCGCATCCAGAACGTGGTCCAGGAGCTCAAGGGCGAGCGCATCGACATCGTGGTCTGGTCCCCGGACATCGCCATGTACGCCCAGCACGCCCTCTCCCCGGCCGTGATCTCCCGAATCCTCGTGGACGAGGAGGAGGAATCCCTGGAAGTGGTCTGCCCGGACGATCAGCTGACCCTGGCCATCGGCCGCAAGGGTCAGAACGTCAAGCTGGCCGCCAAACTGCTCGGATGGAAAATAGACATTTTCACCGAATCCCGGTACGGCGAGCTCAACGCGGCGCGCAAAGGCATGGATCAGATCGCCAGCGTGGCCGAGGTCCCCATGGAGAACTTCTTCGGTGCGGGCTTCGAATCCATCGAGTCCATCGTCAACGCCACCGACGAGGAGCTGCTGGAGATCAAGGGCATGACCGAGTCCAAGATCGGCGACATCCGCCTGGCCGTGAACATGCTGGCCCCCGGCCTGGAAGCGGAGAACGCGGAAGCGCCGGACGAAGAAACAAGCGAGACTCCCGCCGAAGGCGAGGAGACCATATAA
- a CDS encoding YlxR family protein: MECKGHTPERMCVVCRGRFPKGELTRYVRSDDAAGTDQGPIPDPAKTRPGRGYYVCGQARCREQFPKMIKGLMKKRAR, translated from the coding sequence ATGGAATGCAAGGGGCACACGCCCGAACGCATGTGCGTCGTCTGCCGGGGCCGGTTCCCCAAGGGGGAGCTGACCCGGTACGTCCGTTCGGACGATGCGGCGGGAACGGACCAGGGTCCGATTCCCGACCCGGCGAAAACCAGGCCGGGACGCGGATATTATGTATGCGGCCAGGCCCGCTGCCGGGAACAATTCCCGAAGATGATCAAGGGTCTGATGAAGAAACGTGCGAGGTGA
- the infB gene encoding translation initiation factor IF-2, with the protein MTAKVRVEDLAAELGLSNKEIIQQLREIGVQAKSQKTVVEDEDVDRLKAELKKGGAKRKEVRRVGESGVIIRRRRKKSKTSKEEEAVETVEDSVEETEDLSAEAEVAEVEETAPEVEVQETPAKTREPEKPQVKIIKPAVEESVEETAPVAEEAVAEEAPAEEAVVAEAAPEPAPADDRAPEAEPVAEEASEPASEEAAEPAAEVEPSADGDAEGDGSDEKAERTEPRKKKKKKREPEAPKVKIISMPTEEEVQAREAAKNAAPERRPAARPAGAGRPGGPRPARHMGAAPAPSGPAPDPVSDGRSKKKKAKKDRRVVEFSQDGGQDHTNKLYNDNYAPGRKGRKKKGGRRGGPMSMQQDQGQAQPMKAAKRKIKFDEAIRLADMAHQMGVKAQDLIKALFGMGVMATINQSLDLDTASLLAGEFGYEVENVSFDEQEFLVPVEPDTDEDLKPRPPVVTIMGHVDHGKTSLLDAIRMSNVTDGEAGGITQHIGAYHVQTDRGEVVFLDTPGHEAFTTMRMRGAQVTDIVILVVAADDGVMDQTREAISHSKAAGVPIVVAVNKMDKEGANPDNVKRELAELGLAPEDWGGDTIFAHVSAKQKQGIDELLEMVLLQAEVLELKANPDKPARGHIVEARLDKGRGPVATSLIAEGTINQGDSFVCGVHFGKVRAMFNDQGKKLKTAGPAMPVEIQGFDGLPEAGDEFFVVADEKVARRIAQSRAMKQRERVLSAKTKVTLESFLASKPNDEAQTLNLVLKADVQGSLEAVTEALNKLSTDEVRISVVHGGAGAITESDILLAGASEAIIIGFNVRPNLKVKQIAEQEGVEIRFYDIIYKLVQEVKDAMSGMLAPDIEEVYLGQAEVRATFSVPKVGVIAGSFASDGKIVRGAKARLLRGGVVIYTGQISSLRREKDDVREVAKGYECGIGLEKFNDIKVGDTIEVFDTKEVARTID; encoded by the coding sequence ATGACGGCAAAGGTTCGGGTAGAAGACTTGGCTGCTGAGCTTGGTCTCAGCAACAAGGAGATCATTCAGCAGCTTCGTGAGATCGGCGTTCAGGCGAAAAGCCAGAAGACCGTCGTGGAAGACGAAGATGTGGACCGCCTCAAGGCGGAATTGAAGAAGGGCGGCGCCAAGCGCAAGGAAGTGCGCCGCGTGGGCGAGTCCGGCGTCATCATCCGGCGCAGGCGCAAGAAATCCAAGACTTCCAAGGAAGAGGAAGCCGTGGAGACGGTCGAGGATTCGGTCGAGGAGACCGAGGATCTTTCCGCCGAGGCCGAAGTGGCCGAGGTCGAGGAGACCGCTCCGGAAGTGGAGGTCCAAGAGACGCCCGCCAAGACCAGGGAGCCGGAAAAGCCCCAGGTCAAGATCATCAAGCCCGCCGTCGAGGAATCCGTCGAGGAGACCGCGCCCGTGGCGGAGGAAGCCGTGGCCGAAGAGGCCCCGGCGGAAGAAGCAGTGGTTGCCGAGGCCGCTCCCGAACCCGCGCCTGCCGACGACCGCGCTCCCGAAGCCGAACCTGTGGCCGAAGAAGCGTCCGAACCCGCTTCCGAAGAGGCCGCCGAACCGGCTGCCGAGGTCGAGCCGTCCGCTGACGGCGATGCCGAGGGTGACGGTTCCGACGAGAAGGCCGAGCGCACCGAACCTCGCAAGAAAAAGAAGAAGAAGCGCGAGCCCGAGGCCCCCAAGGTCAAGATCATTTCCATGCCCACCGAAGAAGAGGTGCAGGCCCGCGAAGCGGCCAAGAACGCCGCTCCCGAACGCCGTCCCGCGGCGCGTCCCGCCGGTGCGGGCCGTCCCGGCGGCCCCCGCCCCGCCCGTCACATGGGCGCAGCGCCCGCACCCTCCGGCCCTGCCCCGGACCCGGTTTCCGACGGCCGTTCCAAGAAGAAAAAGGCCAAGAAGGACCGCCGCGTGGTGGAATTCTCCCAGGACGGCGGACAGGATCATACCAACAAGCTGTACAACGACAATTACGCCCCGGGCCGCAAGGGCCGCAAGAAAAAGGGCGGCCGTCGAGGCGGTCCCATGTCCATGCAGCAGGACCAGGGTCAGGCGCAGCCCATGAAGGCGGCCAAGCGCAAGATCAAGTTCGACGAGGCCATCCGTCTCGCGGACATGGCGCACCAGATGGGCGTCAAGGCCCAGGACCTGATCAAGGCCCTGTTCGGCATGGGCGTCATGGCCACCATCAACCAGTCCCTGGACCTGGACACCGCCTCCCTGCTGGCCGGCGAGTTCGGCTACGAGGTGGAGAACGTCTCCTTTGACGAACAGGAATTCCTGGTCCCGGTCGAGCCCGACACCGACGAGGATCTGAAGCCGCGTCCGCCGGTCGTGACCATCATGGGCCACGTCGACCACGGCAAGACCTCCCTGCTCGACGCCATCCGCATGTCCAACGTGACCGACGGCGAGGCCGGCGGCATCACCCAGCACATCGGCGCCTACCACGTCCAGACGGACCGGGGCGAAGTCGTGTTCCTGGATACCCCGGGCCACGAGGCGTTCACCACCATGCGCATGCGCGGCGCCCAGGTGACCGACATCGTCATCCTGGTGGTCGCCGCCGACGACGGCGTCATGGACCAGACCCGCGAGGCCATTTCCCACTCCAAGGCCGCCGGCGTGCCCATCGTGGTCGCCGTCAACAAGATGGACAAGGAAGGGGCCAACCCGGACAACGTCAAGCGCGAGCTGGCCGAGCTGGGCCTCGCCCCCGAGGACTGGGGCGGCGACACCATCTTCGCCCACGTTTCCGCCAAGCAGAAACAGGGCATCGACGAGCTGCTCGAAATGGTCCTGCTCCAGGCCGAAGTCCTGGAGCTGAAGGCCAACCCGGACAAGCCCGCCCGAGGCCACATCGTCGAGGCGCGCCTGGACAAGGGGCGCGGCCCCGTGGCCACCAGCCTCATCGCGGAAGGCACCATCAACCAGGGCGACAGCTTCGTGTGCGGCGTGCATTTCGGCAAAGTCCGCGCCATGTTCAACGACCAGGGCAAGAAGCTCAAGACCGCCGGACCGGCCATGCCCGTGGAGATCCAGGGCTTTGACGGCCTGCCCGAGGCCGGTGACGAGTTCTTCGTGGTGGCCGACGAAAAGGTCGCCCGCCGCATCGCCCAGAGCCGCGCCATGAAACAGCGCGAGAGGGTCCTGTCGGCCAAGACCAAGGTCACCCTGGAATCCTTCCTGGCGTCCAAGCCCAACGACGAGGCCCAGACCCTGAACCTGGTCCTCAAGGCGGACGTGCAGGGCTCCCTGGAGGCCGTGACCGAGGCCCTGAACAAGCTCTCCACCGACGAGGTCCGCATCAGCGTGGTCCACGGCGGCGCGGGCGCGATCACCGAGTCCGACATCCTGCTGGCGGGCGCTTCCGAAGCGATCATCATCGGCTTCAACGTGCGTCCGAACCTGAAGGTCAAGCAGATTGCCGAACAGGAAGGCGTGGAAATCCGCTTCTACGACATCATCTACAAGCTGGTGCAGGAAGTGAAGGACGCCATGAGCGGCATGCTCGCCCCGGACATCGAAGAGGTCTACCTGGGCCAGGCAGAGGTGCGCGCCACCTTCAGCGTGCCCAAGGTCGGCGTCATCGCGGGCTCCTTCGCCTCGGACGGCAAGATCGTCCGCGGCGCCAAGGCCCGGCTGCTGCGCGGCGGCGTGGTCATCTACACCGGCCAGATATCTTCTCTGCGCCGCGAAAAGGACGACGTCCGCGAGGTGGCCAAGGGCTACGAGTGCGGCATCGGCCTGGAGAAGTTCAACGACATCAAGGTCGGCGACACCATCGAGGTGTTCGACACCAAGGAAGTCGCCCGCACCATCGACTAG
- a CDS encoding DUF503 domain-containing protein has product MIIGVLHLEFRLHGNRSLKGKRKVSLSLKQKLRNKFNVSVAEVDALDVHEKLVLAVVTTANETGRVESTLSKALAMVEAISPAELTRCNTEIFSDTE; this is encoded by the coding sequence ATGATCATCGGCGTCCTCCATCTGGAATTCCGGCTGCACGGAAACCGCTCCCTCAAGGGCAAGCGCAAGGTCTCCCTCAGCCTGAAACAGAAGCTGCGGAACAAGTTCAACGTCTCCGTGGCCGAGGTGGACGCACTGGACGTGCACGAGAAGCTGGTCCTGGCCGTGGTCACCACGGCCAACGAGACCGGTCGGGTTGAATCCACCCTCTCCAAGGCCCTGGCCATGGTGGAGGCCATATCCCCGGCGGAGCTGACCCGCTGCAACACGGAAATTTTTTCGGATACGGAATAA
- the rbfA gene encoding 30S ribosome-binding factor RbfA: MKASSSRRAVRMGDQIMREVGTLLVEEAADPRLQLVTLSGVRMNANLRIAEIFYTVSGDAEHRKAVQTGLEKATGFLRSRLGRILKLQYTPELRFQFDEFLEDVVYGKSHPAD; the protein is encoded by the coding sequence ATGAAGGCATCCAGTTCAAGACGCGCCGTTCGCATGGGCGACCAGATCATGCGCGAAGTCGGCACCCTGCTCGTGGAGGAGGCGGCCGACCCGCGCCTGCAGCTCGTCACCCTCTCCGGCGTGCGCATGAACGCCAACCTGCGCATCGCCGAGATATTCTACACCGTCTCCGGCGACGCCGAGCACCGCAAGGCGGTCCAGACAGGGTTGGAAAAGGCCACCGGCTTCCTGCGCTCCCGTCTGGGGCGCATCCTCAAGCTGCAATACACCCCGGAGCTGCGGTTCCAGTTTGACGAATTTCTCGAGGACGTGGTCTATGGAAAGTCCCATCCGGCGGATTAG
- a CDS encoding DHH family phosphoesterase, whose protein sequence is MESPIRRIREIILAQDEFLVTSHYSPDGDAIGSICALGHVLKALGKRITLYNPSGLPSRYAFVDEPSPIERELPAALPAWTFVLDCGSNERMGEALAARKAETEFINIDHHLGNDEFGAVNWVDPTQPSVGNMVATLAQALDIPLTGPLAECVYLAVSTDTGFFTYGNTTPESLELTADMLRGGLNVERMNMLINKQWSENRLKLWTEAMGSMETALDGRVASTIVTDEMFRRTGTTPADTENLINFLRRLKTVRVAVILREERGGRCKFSLRSYGDDNVQRVAARFGGGGHKNASGGSIECPIGEARNKLIAVIAEELELQ, encoded by the coding sequence ATGGAAAGTCCCATCCGGCGGATTAGGGAAATCATCCTGGCCCAGGACGAGTTCCTGGTGACCTCGCACTACAGCCCGGACGGGGACGCCATCGGCTCCATCTGCGCCCTGGGCCACGTGCTCAAGGCGCTGGGCAAACGGATCACCCTGTACAATCCATCGGGCCTGCCCTCCCGCTACGCCTTTGTGGACGAGCCCTCGCCCATCGAGCGGGAGCTGCCCGCCGCCCTGCCCGCCTGGACCTTCGTCCTGGACTGCGGCAGCAACGAGCGCATGGGCGAAGCCCTGGCCGCACGCAAGGCCGAGACCGAATTCATCAACATCGACCATCACCTGGGCAACGACGAGTTCGGCGCGGTCAACTGGGTGGACCCGACCCAGCCCTCGGTGGGCAACATGGTCGCCACCCTGGCCCAGGCCCTGGACATTCCCCTGACCGGTCCCCTGGCCGAATGCGTGTACCTGGCCGTGTCCACGGACACCGGCTTCTTCACCTACGGCAACACCACCCCGGAATCCCTGGAGCTGACGGCGGACATGCTGCGCGGCGGGCTGAACGTCGAGCGCATGAACATGCTCATCAACAAGCAGTGGTCCGAGAACCGCCTGAAGCTGTGGACCGAGGCCATGGGGTCCATGGAGACCGCTCTGGACGGGCGCGTGGCCTCGACCATCGTGACCGACGAGATGTTCCGGCGCACCGGGACCACTCCGGCCGACACCGAGAACCTGATCAATTTCCTGCGCCGCCTCAAGACCGTGCGCGTGGCCGTCATCCTGCGCGAGGAGCGCGGGGGGCGCTGCAAGTTCAGCCTGCGCTCCTACGGCGACGACAACGTCCAGCGCGTGGCCGCCCGGTTCGGCGGCGGCGGACACAAGAACGCCTCCGGCGGCTCCATCGAGTGCCCCATCGGCGAGGCCAGAAACAAGCTCATCGCCGTCATCGCCGAAGAGCTGGAGCTCCAATAG
- the truB gene encoding tRNA pseudouridine(55) synthase TruB has protein sequence MGRRRNKRSPEQLDGLLILNKPAGPTSAACLNDIKHRLKQYKIGHGGTLDPMATGVLLVLLGQATKLAPYLSGGTKTYSGTFRLGITTDTLDIQGEVLKESPVDATPEEVEREILYWKELTEQEVPAYSAAKHEGKPLYALAREGKETPVKTKPIVISHVEALDVHMPEAAFRVSCSAGTYIRSLVHSLGTRMGCGAALTSLVREASEPFGLDQALDLEDVLEHPELFPERVIPLKDTLPHWPCYRLTAPLAGLVMNGSWLPVVDQPGAMLAGTLGDRALLLDQDEAPLALVEAKLQDDKPKWAILRGLWTQD, from the coding sequence ATGGGACGCAGACGAAACAAACGCAGCCCCGAACAGCTCGACGGGCTGCTGATCCTGAACAAACCGGCCGGCCCGACCTCGGCCGCCTGCCTGAACGACATCAAGCACCGCCTCAAGCAGTACAAGATCGGCCACGGCGGGACCCTCGATCCCATGGCCACGGGCGTGCTCCTGGTGCTCCTGGGCCAGGCCACCAAGCTCGCGCCGTACCTGTCCGGCGGGACCAAGACCTATTCCGGCACGTTTCGGCTCGGAATAACCACTGATACCCTTGATATTCAAGGTGAAGTACTGAAAGAAAGCCCGGTTGACGCCACCCCGGAAGAGGTCGAACGCGAAATTTTATATTGGAAAGAGTTGACAGAGCAGGAAGTTCCAGCCTATTCGGCTGCCAAACACGAGGGCAAGCCGTTGTACGCCCTGGCCCGCGAGGGCAAGGAAACACCGGTCAAGACCAAGCCCATTGTTATTTCTCATGTGGAAGCGCTGGACGTGCACATGCCGGAAGCGGCATTCAGGGTCAGTTGTTCCGCCGGTACCTACATACGTTCCCTGGTCCACAGCTTGGGGACACGAATGGGGTGCGGGGCGGCGCTGACCAGCCTGGTCAGGGAGGCCAGCGAGCCTTTCGGGCTCGATCAGGCCCTCGACCTCGAAGACGTCCTGGAACATCCGGAATTATTTCCGGAACGGGTGATCCCCTTGAAGGACACCCTGCCCCACTGGCCGTGCTACCGGCTGACCGCGCCGCTGGCCGGGCTCGTCATGAACGGGTCCTGGCTTCCGGTCGTGGACCAGCCCGGGGCCATGCTTGCGGGAACCCTCGGCGACCGGGCCTTGCTGCTCGATCAGGACGAGGCTCCCCTGGCGCTGGTGGAGGCCAAACTCCAGGACGACAAGCCCAAATGGGCGATCCTTCGGGGACTCTGGACCCAGGACTGA
- the rpsO gene encoding 30S ribosomal protein S15 — protein MVMTAEDKQKIIDEYKTCEGDTGSPEVQVALLTARITYLSEHFKAHAKDHHSRTGLLKLVGQRRKLLKYLQNKDIQRYRDLIGRLGLRK, from the coding sequence GTGGTTATGACTGCTGAAGACAAGCAGAAGATCATCGACGAGTACAAGACCTGCGAAGGGGACACCGGTTCTCCCGAGGTCCAGGTGGCCCTGCTCACCGCCCGCATCACTTACCTGAGCGAGCACTTCAAGGCCCACGCCAAGGATCACCACTCCCGCACTGGCCTGCTGAAACTGGTCGGCCAGCGCCGGAAGCTGCTCAAATACCTGCAGAACAAAGACATCCAGCGCTACCGCGACCTGATCGGCCGCCTTGGTCTGCGCAAGTAG
- the pnp gene encoding polyribonucleotide nucleotidyltransferase, which translates to MTMIPFESTSLTATVGGMDITIESGKYARQASGAVTISSGNTTVLVTAVTQPLEIDRGFFPLTCNYQEMAYAAGRVPGNYFRREGRPSEHETLVSRLIDRPIRPLFAKGFADEVQIIATVLSADKRVNPDVLALTGASAACHISKMPFLGPIVGARVGYVDGEFVLYPSYKGIAERSSLNLIFAATREAMVMVEGGGNFVSEDLVADALAWGHEQVRPLFDIQDELREKVGVPKIEVTAPERDEEVAEFLGEILTEDLKKALTTPEKMVRYAAKDAAKQKAKEAVAEKFPENPEKLAAVGDIVGDMTKKIVRERIVKEGLRIDGRDTKTVRPLSIEVGVLQQTHGSVLFRRGETSSLAVATLGSTRDEQRYDSLLGDATKRFMLHYNFPPYCVGEARMLRGTSRREVGHGALAERAISPVLPDADSFPFTIRVVSEIMESNGSSSMASVCGATLSLMDAGVPISDPVAGIAMGLCKEDDQYFVLTDILGDEDALGDMDFKVAGTRDGITAIQMDIKIAGIPQEVLKKALYQAKEARTHILDHMAEVLEKPRPELSDLAPQMAVVYIDPEKIRSVIGPGGKNIKAITAETEADIDIEDSGKISIFAPTLASMEKAKEMVLYYDQKPEPGKNYKGIVRKILEVGALVEILPGQEGMLHISQIDFDRVERVEDVVQLGQEVWVKCIALEPGGRIRLSRKAWLMEQAGQEVNLDDFKRPAPRSGDRGDRGDRGDRGGRRNDRGGRGGRR; encoded by the coding sequence ATGACAATGATTCCCTTCGAGTCCACCAGTCTGACCGCTACGGTCGGCGGAATGGACATCACCATCGAGTCCGGGAAATACGCGCGCCAGGCATCCGGCGCCGTGACCATTTCCTCCGGCAACACCACCGTCCTGGTCACCGCCGTGACCCAGCCCCTGGAAATCGACCGGGGCTTTTTCCCGCTGACCTGCAACTACCAGGAAATGGCCTACGCCGCGGGCCGCGTACCCGGCAACTACTTCCGCCGCGAGGGCCGTCCCTCCGAGCACGAGACCCTGGTCTCCCGGCTCATCGACCGCCCCATCCGCCCGCTGTTCGCCAAGGGCTTTGCCGACGAAGTGCAGATCATCGCCACCGTCCTGTCCGCCGACAAGCGCGTGAACCCGGACGTCCTGGCCCTGACCGGCGCTTCCGCCGCCTGCCACATCTCCAAGATGCCGTTCCTCGGCCCCATCGTCGGCGCCCGCGTGGGCTACGTTGACGGCGAGTTCGTCCTCTACCCCTCCTACAAGGGCATCGCCGAGCGCTCCTCCCTGAACCTGATCTTCGCGGCCACCCGCGAGGCCATGGTCATGGTCGAAGGCGGCGGCAACTTCGTCTCCGAAGACCTGGTGGCCGACGCCCTGGCCTGGGGTCACGAGCAGGTCCGCCCGCTCTTCGACATCCAGGACGAGCTGCGCGAAAAGGTCGGCGTGCCCAAGATCGAGGTCACCGCTCCCGAGCGCGACGAGGAAGTGGCCGAGTTCCTCGGCGAGATCCTCACCGAGGACCTCAAGAAGGCCCTGACCACCCCCGAGAAGATGGTCCGCTACGCCGCCAAGGACGCCGCCAAGCAGAAGGCCAAGGAGGCCGTGGCCGAGAAGTTCCCGGAGAACCCGGAGAAGCTGGCCGCCGTGGGCGACATCGTCGGCGACATGACCAAGAAGATCGTGCGCGAGCGCATCGTCAAGGAAGGGCTGCGCATCGACGGTCGCGACACCAAGACCGTCCGCCCGCTGTCCATCGAGGTCGGCGTGCTCCAGCAGACCCACGGCTCGGTCCTGTTCCGCCGCGGCGAGACCAGCTCCCTGGCCGTCGCCACCCTGGGCTCCACCCGCGATGAGCAGCGCTACGACTCCCTGCTGGGCGACGCCACCAAGCGGTTCATGCTGCACTACAACTTCCCGCCCTACTGCGTCGGTGAAGCCCGCATGCTGCGCGGCACCTCCCGTCGCGAGGTCGGTCACGGCGCCCTGGCCGAACGCGCCATCTCCCCGGTGCTGCCCGACGCCGACTCCTTCCCGTTCACCATCCGCGTGGTCTCCGAAATCATGGAGTCCAACGGTTCCTCCTCCATGGCCTCCGTGTGCGGCGCGACCCTGTCCCTGATGGACGCGGGCGTACCCATCTCCGACCCGGTTGCCGGTATCGCCATGGGCCTGTGCAAGGAAGACGACCAGTACTTCGTCCTGACCGACATCCTCGGTGACGAAGACGCCCTGGGCGACATGGACTTCAAGGTCGCGGGCACCCGCGACGGCATCACCGCCATCCAGATGGACATCAAGATCGCGGGCATCCCGCAGGAAGTCCTGAAGAAGGCCCTGTACCAGGCCAAGGAAGCGCGCACCCACATCCTCGACCACATGGCCGAGGTGCTCGAAAAGCCGCGCCCGGAACTGTCCGACCTGGCCCCGCAGATGGCCGTGGTCTACATCGACCCGGAGAAGATCCGCTCCGTCATCGGACCCGGCGGCAAGAACATCAAGGCGATCACCGCCGAGACCGAAGCCGACATCGACATCGAGGATTCCGGCAAGATCTCCATCTTCGCCCCGACCCTGGCCTCCATGGAAAAGGCCAAGGAAATGGTGCTCTACTACGACCAGAAGCCCGAGCCCGGCAAGAACTACAAGGGCATCGTGCGCAAGATCCTCGAGGTCGGCGCGCTGGTCGAAATCCTGCCCGGCCAGGAAGGCATGCTCCACATCTCCCAGATCGATTTCGATCGCGTGGAGCGCGTGGAAGACGTGGTCCAGCTCGGCCAGGAAGTGTGGGTCAAGTGCATCGCCCTGGAGCCCGGCGGACGTATCCGCCTGTCCCGCAAGGCATGGCTCATGGAGCAGGCCGGCCAGGAAGTGAACCTGGACGACTTCAAGCGCCCCGCCCCGCGCAGCGGTGATCGTGGCGATCGCGGCGACCGTGGCGACCGTGGCGGACGCCGCAACGACCGCGGAGGCCGTGGCGGACGCCGCTAG
- the uxx1 gene encoding UXX-star selenoprotein family 1, which yields MSEIIIYGKQGCPHTRRALEANPGARFVDVLLSPADLNEMLRLSDGVRRIPVVVRDGEVTVGHNRGS from the coding sequence ATGAGCGAGATCATTATCTATGGAAAACAGGGGTGTCCGCATACGCGGCGGGCGCTGGAGGCCAATCCCGGGGCGCGGTTCGTGGACGTGCTGCTCTCTCCGGCGGACCTGAACGAGATGCTGCGCCTGTCGGACGGGGTGCGCCGCATCCCGGTCGTCGTCCGCGACGGGGAGGTAACCGTCGGCCACAACCGGGGCTCCTGA
- the amrB gene encoding AmmeMemoRadiSam system protein B, whose protein sequence is MDRQPIVAGRFYEGRPEQLNALVDGLLGLAETRRDKRTLLAMVPHAGYVYSGAVCGKTLGMADLAPTVLLLGPNHTGRGERFALWPDGVWNIPGGSLDVDQPLAQALLAADPAIRPDTAAHMGEHSLEVILPFLHRINPATTIVPVSVSSPSLDTLRQVGQAMGRVIAAHDAPVSIVVSSDMSHYISHEDAKKMDSLALDPVVTLNPGALYETVRGRNISMCGVLPMTVGLFAAQELGATRGELVAYATSGQVSGDYDQVVGYAGVLVD, encoded by the coding sequence ATGGACAGGCAGCCGATCGTGGCGGGGCGGTTTTACGAGGGAAGGCCGGAGCAGCTCAACGCTTTGGTGGACGGGTTGCTCGGCCTGGCCGAGACCAGGCGGGACAAGCGGACCCTGCTGGCCATGGTGCCGCACGCGGGATACGTCTATTCCGGCGCGGTCTGCGGCAAGACGCTCGGAATGGCCGATCTCGCGCCCACGGTGCTGCTGCTCGGCCCCAACCACACCGGACGCGGCGAGCGGTTTGCCCTGTGGCCCGACGGCGTTTGGAACATCCCCGGCGGCTCCCTGGACGTCGACCAGCCCCTGGCCCAGGCCCTGCTCGCGGCGGACCCGGCCATCAGGCCCGACACCGCCGCGCATATGGGCGAGCACTCCCTTGAAGTCATCCTGCCGTTCCTGCACCGGATCAACCCGGCCACGACCATCGTTCCGGTGAGCGTCTCCTCGCCGTCCCTCGACACGCTGCGCCAGGTGGGCCAGGCCATGGGACGGGTTATCGCGGCCCACGACGCGCCCGTGTCCATCGTGGTCTCTTCGGACATGAGCCACTACATCTCCCACGAGGATGCCAAGAAGATGGATTCCCTGGCCCTGGACCCGGTGGTCACCCTGAACCCCGGTGCGCTCTATGAGACCGTGAGGGGACGCAACATCTCCATGTGCGGCGTGCTGCCCATGACCGTCGGCCTGTTCGCGGCCCAGGAGCTGGGCGCGACCCGTGGCGAACTCGTGGCCTACGCCACCTCCGGCCAGGTCTCCGGGGACTACGACCAGGTCGTGGGCTACGCGGGCGTCCTGGTGGACTAG